Proteins co-encoded in one Coregonus clupeaformis isolate EN_2021a chromosome 17, ASM2061545v1, whole genome shotgun sequence genomic window:
- the LOC121586531 gene encoding uncharacterized protein LOC121586531 gives MAHMGGGKQTTPHPLDLPIRGKIPVISGVSNVYHTTRLCERLFQPKSDFDLTDPNGYLLSSGYSSLHDPNLRKYLHRKDIHQRLLNLGFITKDEKIICSVKELNRYRDHLVDVELDWGRRFRTEQKESVRKFLTLQQQGQIPEHVTLSDVTEWLLHRGRSLFIKRQQSNRARRFPSNYVLEEDCSLARLPSIAMRGNMVDLDCCSSFTCRSELLWNAKGRALLQEVTKEVKREMRLEQRWVTNQQEKEKMKRERQQKRLCLKGQKKERHSPTKTDSQDNPESMENILISVSDPDNNQVDLDGSTRTSPSDHQPSPSPVEHNCDLRRKLLALCQNMVEAVNQKSIISAHNLCAEGPGLVDSVSCTLATCGSLIGQAGSLHSITQQLSEIEQRLKEEHFKGTIHTEELHTIMCSVVVTVVEEVNGILIPAIMAFEYERLTGSISTSDIPSSDVPSDVPIYSSPSSSDYYQTSSFSTSLQSSSPQIGLFSNTPTPPIMPFKPTTGVIRQETLTVNFPEEADRESARETEREASVDLAASSSPSPSVNQSSPLETSPLCLGSSGTRLESSGTSLGSLGTNLLVKVEAIIQEVIRGAVDKLEAEGYNRHIRRVRNMSPEEKAERVSKSIEAASRDSSGERRVRGVETVADRVAKTEVPEGLTIADTTAKTELLTIEDTMAKLEIKKVEIIADVIPKTASKEVATVVDAMEKVEAKEEDTLADVMARTEVTEVPTIAGTTAKNEVQEVETIADVMVKTEVKEVVEINKRDTQEAKVEASFETEVKLTEGLDIDTKTEEEANTEMNKDEQDNTISENNSRRYELILTARTEVRDEKIESKIELRDENIDAKNETMDAKDSVENAHAEKSEHSHGSPELSQSSSDNHEDGPSMFPMISMLKSAALSSDQVDEILDKVIDVLTGEGHEVIFSEDRPSITSSPEYRPSMTSSPDSTVCIASSPESRPGLTSSPVDRTSSSSIPEDRPSSYSATPGSSPSSESLCCVSGGQDQEINVQRPSDPPGKLLGGQASTLRSLSPLLLNEKDLSDREIMPYANSIINIIMQKMHHDDDLYESVGGQKPLSPRKRSHPAPLSQYSPQHNSEIPVLYIPKRADLKSLKSVDPKALRVVRWVLQTIQRRHGWLGQANDHSRQAKESRLLCDVIQVLLEKLDHKMLTTGDLQVAPSQTYVHHTDDCFKTKLQEATVEPISDIIEHLSTNLLRSESCFVPKKRWSSSSTLAKSISLTNLGSRAVASAVAMDISSNVVEKLKEASGSSKSTCSITSLRDFVRAMTVSHPELSQQATSHGSNIYKVYMEVLEMVVTKLRSFVTKGGSFHKPRVHLAQKMAESCLEVECAFMEILQTLKSHGTGDEACSTWAVDRMSTTISDTMFKRVTECHPPQVNTKPPQQGSTAPVKGCLNTPSLSAKSSKNVKTEKQQHISTITIRSPTMETRVQPSHSISMNVTPQKMAKDVLPPKSCEPRDVAMLSGLVSMANLVDRVPHNLTQVSGATVPNCGPIRISDVNQQRPIKIKARMSRSSVNLLKTTVEKFVHKLTGERVSLPELGEGMSTSTSPQQWAMSPSPQPGKDPENQCRPLSVQRRFTTESPSELSPRSKLKRDELIGMLCTLMTNCIISSLSLDSAFQIPVDTVSDTKESRASAVKLGMNTRTLVPTPPPRPTLTNSQRDKKPVQEDSRRRIRPLRTLQAAKRVVSSMDLDISRTSSRSSGMVAQLTCPVKSNNSLFSEPPSTSAAISNTSLAASEITENLVCKLLQGDSPDFMSSSNHTSPSPRGTAVKTFN, from the exons ATGGCACATATG GGTGGTGGTAAACAGACCACCCCTCACCCTCTGGACCTGCCCATCCGAGGAAAGATCCCTGTTATCTCTGGGGTCTCCAATGTCTACCACACAACCCGGCTCTGTGAGAGG TTGTTCCAGCCGAAGAGTGACTTTGACCTGACGGACCCCAACGGCTACCTGTTGAGCTCTGGGTACAGCAGCCTCCATGACCCCAACCTCAGGAAGTACCTCCATCGCAAAGACATCCATCAACGCCTCCTTAACCTGGGCTTCATCACCAAGGATGAGAAA ATTATCTGTTCAGTCAAAGAGTTGAACCGCTATAGAGATCACCTGGTGGATGTGGAGTTGGACTGGGGTCGCAGATTCAGGACTGAACAG AAAGAGTCGGTGCGTAAGTTCCTGACCCTCCAGCAGCAGGGTCAGATCCCTGAACATGTGACTCTGTCTGATGTCACAGAGTGGTTACTGCACAGGGGAAGGAGCCTCTTTATCAAGAGACAGCAGTCCAACAGGGCCag AAGGTTCCCTTCCAACTATGTGCTGGAGGAGGACTGTTCTCTTGCGAGACTGCCCAGTATCGCTATGAGGGGCAACATGGTAGATCTAGACTGCTGCTCTAGCTTCACCTGCAGGTCGGAACTG TTGTGGAATGCCAAGGGTCGTGCGTTACTGCAGGAGGTCACCaaggaggtgaagagagagatgaggctggAGCAACGCTGGGTCACAAACCAGCAGGAAAAAGAGAAAATG AAacgagagagacaacagaagagACTGTGTCTCAAAGGCCAGAAGAAAGAGAGGCATTCCCCAACCAAGACAGATTCACAAGACAACCCGGAGAGCATGGAAAACATCCTGATATCAGTATCGGATCCTGACAACAACCAAG TCGACCTGGATGGCTCCACTAGAACGAGCCCCTCTGATCATCAACCCTCACCTTCTCCAGTGGAACATAATTGTGACTTAAGGAGA AAACTCTTGGCTCTGTGTCAAAACATGGTTGAAGCAGTGAATCAGAAATCCATCATCTCTGCCCACAACCTCT GTGCTGAGGGCCCAGGGCTGGTTGACTCGGTCTCCTGCACCTTGGCGACCTGTGGCAGTCTGATTGGACAAGCTGGCTCCCTTCATTCCATCACCCAGCAACTGTCTGAAAT AGAACAGAGGCTAAAGGAGGAGCATTTCAAAGGAACT ATCCACACTGAGGAGCTACACACTATCATGTGCAGTGTGGTGGTGACCGTAGTGGAGGAGGTCAACGGGATCCTCATCCCAGCCATCATGGCCTTCGAGTATGAGCGCCTAACAGGCTCCATCAGCACCAGTGACATACCCAGCAGCGACGTACCCAGTGATGTACCCATCTACAGCAGCCCCTCCTCCTCTGACTACTACCAGACATCCTCCTTCAGCACCAGCCTGCAGTCCTCCTCCCCTCAGATAGGGCTGTTCAGCAATACACCTACACCTCCCATCATGCCGTTCAAACCTACTACCGGTGTCATCAGACAGGAGACATTGACCGTGAACTTTCCTGAAGAGGCTGATCGAGAGTCTGCgagagaaactgagagagagGCCTCAGTGGACCTGGCTGCCTCCAGTAGCCCAAGCCCTTCTGTAAACCAATCCTCGCCTTTAGAGACAAGTCCTCTGTGCTTGGGGTCTTCAGGAACCCGTTTGGAATCTTCTGGAACCAGTCTGGGGTCTTTAGGAACCAACCTGCTGGTGAAGGTTGAGGCCATTATTCAGGAGGTGATAAGGGGAGCCGTGGATAAACTAGAGGCCGAGGGGTACAACAGGCACATAAGAAGGGTGAGAAACATGAGTCCTGAGGAAAAAGCTGAGAGGGTCTCCAAGAGTATTGAGGCTGCATCAAGAGATAGTAGTGGTGAGAGGAGAGTCAGGGGAGTAGAGACTGTTGCAGATAGAGTGGCTAAGACAGAAGTTCCAGAAGGGTTGACTATTGCAGACACAACAGCCAAGACTGAACTTCTGACTATTGAAGATACAATGGCAAAACTGGAGATAAAGAAAGTAGAGATTATTGCTGATGTGATACCCAAGACTGCAAGTAAGGAGGTGGCCACTGTTGTGGACGCGATGGAAAAGGTGGAGGCTAAGGAAGAGGATACTCTTGCAGATGTGATGGCCAGGACTGAAGTTACAGAGGTGCCAACTATTGCAGGTACAACAGCCAAGAATGAAGTTCAGGAAGTGGAGACTATTGCAGATGTGATGGTCAAGACTGAAGTCAAGGAAGTAGTTGAGATTAACAAGAGGGACACCCAAGAGGCAAAGGTAGAGGCTAGTTTTGAGACAGAGGTCAAGCTGACTGAAGGGTTGGACATTGACACTAAAACGGAAGAAGAAGCCAATACTGAGATGAACAAAGACGAACAAGACAATACCATTTCAGAGAATAACAGCAGGCGCTATGAGCTTATTCTAACAGCTAGAACAGAAGTCAGAGATGAGAAAATAGAATCCAAGATAGAACTCAGGGATGAGAATATTGATGCAAAGAATGAAACTATGGATGCAAAGGATTCTGTAGAGAATGCACATGCTGAGAAGAGTGAACACAGCCATGGAAGCCCTGAGCTATCTCAGTCATCATCAGACAATCATGAAGATGGTCCTTCGATGTTCCCCATGATCAGCATGTTGAAGAGCGCTGCCCTGTCCTCGGACCAGGTTGATGAGATCCTAGACAAG gtgaTCGATGTCCTGACTGGGGAGGGCCACGAGGTCATCTTCTCAGAGGACAGGCCAAGTATCACCTCCAGCCCAGAGTACAGGCCAAGTATGACCTCAAGCCCAGACTCCACGGTGTGTATTGCCTCAAGCCCAGAATCCAGACCAGGTCTTACCTCTAGTCCAGTGGACAGAACAAGCAGTTCCTCCATCCCTGAGGATAGACCAAGCAGTTATTCTGCCACCCCAGGGTCCAGCCCCAGCAGTGAGTCCCTGTGCTGCGTGTCCGGCGGCCAGGATCAGGAGATTAATGTCCAACGCCCATCTGACCCACCTGGTAAGCTCCTAGGAGGCCAGGCCAGCACCCTGAGGTCTCTCAGCCCACTGCTGCTCAATGAAAAGGATCTGTCAGACAGGGAGATAATGCCCTATGCCAACAGCATTATCAACATTATCATGCAGAAGATGCACCATGACGATGATCTTTACGAGTCTGTGGGTGGCCAGAAACCATTGTCCCCAAGAAAGCGATCACACCCAGCTCCTCTGTCACAATACTCTCCTCAGCACAACTCCGAGATCCCTGTGCTTTACATCCCCAAGAGGGCTGATCTGAAATCATTGAAGTCAGTTGATCCGAAGGCCCTGAGAGTAGTCCGGTGGGTGTTGCAGACCATCCAGAGACGCCATGGGTGGCTGGGTCAGGCTAACGACCACAGCAGACAGGCCAAAGAGAGCCGGCTGCTCTGTGATGTCATACAGGTCCTGCTTGAGAAGCTCGACCACAAGATGCTCACTACTGGAGATCTACAGGTGGCACCTAGCCAAACATATGTGCACCATACTGACGACTGCTTCAAGACGAAGTTGCAGGAGGCTACAGTGGAACCCATCAGCGATATCATCGAACATCTGTCCACCAACCTGCTGAGGTCTGAGTCTTGCTTCGTGCCCAAGAAAAGATGGTCATCGTCAAGCACCCTGGCTAAGAGTATCTCATTGACCAACCTGGGGAGCCGAGCTGTGGCTTCGGCTGTGGCCATGGACATCAGCTCCAATGTGGTTGAGAAGCTCAAGGAGGCCTCAGGTAGCAGCAAGTCCACTTGCTCGATTACTAGCCTTCGGGACTTTGTCAGAGCCATGACCGTCAGCCATCCAGAGCTCAGCCAGCAGGCCACCTCACATGGGTCAAACATTTACAAAGTCTACATGGAGGTTCTGGAGATGGTTGTGACCAAGCTGAGGAGTTTCGTCACCAAAGGGGGATCATTTCACAAGCCCAGAGTGCACTTGGCGCAGAAGATGGCGGAGAGCTGCCTCGAGGTAGAATGTGCTTTCATGGAGATTCTGCAGACGCTTAAGAGTCACGGAACAGGCGACGAGGCATGCAGCACCTGGGCAGTTGACCGCATGTCCACGACTATCTCTGACACCATGTTTAAACGTGTGACTGAGTGCCATCCTCCTCAGGTGAACACCAAGCCTCCCCAGCAGGGGTCTACTGCTCCAGTCAAAGGCTGTCTCAACACTCCGTCATTGTCCGCCAAGTCATCAAAGAATGTCAagacagagaaacaacaacataTCTCCACCATCACCATCAGATCACCCACTATGGAGACCAGGGTGCAACCTTCCCATTCCATCAGCATGAATGTAACCCCACAGAAGATGGCCAAGGATGTGCTTCCTCCTAAAAGCTGTGAGCCGCGGGATGTTGCCATGTTGTCAGGCCTAGTAAGCATGGCAAACCTAGTTGATAGAGTGCCTCACAATCTCACTCAAGTCTCTGGGGCAACGGTCCCAAACTGTGGTCCAATCAGAATCAGTGATGTTAACCAGCAGCGCCCTATCAAGATCAAGGCTAGAATGTCCAGGTCCTCCGTGAACCTCCTAAAAACCACTGTGGAAAAGTTTGTGCATAAACTGACGGGTGAGCGGGTGTCTCTCCCAGAACTAGGAGAAGGAATGTCTACTTCTACCAGTCCCCAGCAGTGGGCGATGTCTCCCAGTCCTCAGCCAGGAAAGGATCCTG aGAACCAGTGTAGGCCACTGAGTGTTCAGAGGAGATTCACTACTGAGTCTCCCTCCGAGCTCTCGCCACGGAGCAAACTGAAACGGGACGAGCTGATTGGTATGCTGTGTACATTGATGACCAATTGCATCATTAGCTCCTTGTCTCTGGATAGTGCTTTTCAGATTCCAGTTGACACAGTCTCAG ATACAAAGGAAAGCAGAGCTTCTGCTGTGAAGTTGGGTATGAATACCAGAACACTGGTGCCAACCCCCCCTCCTCGCCCCACCCTCACTAACAGCCAGAGGGATAAGAAGCCTGTCCAAGAGGACAGCAGGAGGAGAATCCGACCTCTTCGTACTCTTCAGGCTGCCAAGAG GGTGGTCAGCTCCATGGACTTGGACATTTCCAGGACCAGTAGTAGAAGCAGTGGGATGGTGGCTCAGCTGACTTGTCCAGTCAAGAGCAACAACAGTCTCTTCAGCGAGCCTCCAAGCACCTCTGCAGCCATCTCAAACACATCCCTAGCAGCCTCTGAGATCACTGAGAATTTGGTGTGTAAGCTCCTCCAGGGGGATTCTCCAGACTTCATGTCATCCAGCAACCACACCAGCCCAAGCCCCAGAGGAACAGCAGTGAAAACATTCAACTAA